A single window of Cytobacillus dafuensis DNA harbors:
- a CDS encoding MATE family efflux transporter, giving the protein MPSENNKYQNQSLFSITWPLFIEISLHMSVGIIATLILSGYSDKAVAGVGVANQIINIFILIFNVTVIGAMILIGQNLGANQLKRARQLARSAFGINLWVGVAMTVVVVLFGDVFLRFYGLSGEIYDYAHTFLTITGFSLVLEAISLALSAVLRSYGHTKEAMIMTVMMNIISVTGYFIAIKGWFGLPVTGVVGVSYSIIIARIFLILALLYFVYKILDLKFSIKDIFSIHKTDIKEIFHIGIPSAGENLSYQLSQIVITSFVATIGDDALAARVYIINISMLCYLFTLAIAQGTQLLIARYIGAKDYDRTLKRGLKTLKISMVVTLAVSLAIALTGEPVLAVFTDESSIISIGLPVLWAIVFIEPGRAMNIVLMGSLKSVGDVRFPVVIGIICMWGVAVVFSYLFGIVLGLGLLGIWLAQGFDEWIRGIFALRRWLSKPWLKKKEAKYEIAAN; this is encoded by the coding sequence GTGCCAAGCGAAAATAACAAGTATCAAAATCAATCATTGTTTAGTATTACATGGCCGCTTTTTATTGAAATTTCCCTGCATATGAGTGTTGGGATTATTGCGACATTAATTTTGAGTGGATATTCTGATAAGGCCGTTGCGGGTGTTGGGGTAGCTAATCAGATTATTAATATCTTTATCTTAATTTTTAATGTCACCGTCATTGGGGCAATGATATTAATTGGTCAAAATTTAGGTGCGAACCAATTGAAACGGGCACGCCAGCTTGCACGCTCTGCTTTTGGGATAAATTTATGGGTTGGCGTCGCGATGACTGTCGTTGTTGTATTGTTTGGTGATGTATTTTTACGCTTCTATGGGCTAAGTGGGGAGATTTATGACTATGCTCATACATTTCTAACGATTACAGGTTTCTCGCTCGTACTTGAAGCCATTTCCCTTGCATTAAGTGCTGTTTTGCGCAGCTATGGTCATACAAAAGAAGCCATGATTATGACGGTTATGATGAATATTATTAGTGTTACGGGTTACTTTATTGCGATTAAAGGCTGGTTTGGCCTGCCAGTAACAGGGGTTGTGGGAGTTTCGTATTCTATCATTATCGCGAGGATTTTTCTCATTCTGGCTCTTCTTTACTTTGTTTATAAAATATTAGATTTAAAGTTTTCTATAAAAGATATTTTTTCCATTCATAAAACAGATATAAAGGAAATCTTTCACATCGGGATTCCGTCAGCTGGAGAAAACCTTTCCTATCAGCTTTCGCAAATTGTGATCACAAGCTTTGTTGCCACGATCGGGGACGATGCATTGGCGGCTCGTGTGTATATTATCAATATTTCCATGCTCTGCTATTTATTCACACTGGCGATTGCTCAAGGGACTCAGCTGCTGATTGCGCGTTATATTGGAGCGAAGGACTATGATAGAACCTTAAAACGAGGACTAAAGACATTAAAAATTTCGATGGTTGTTACGTTAGCGGTGTCGCTTGCGATTGCCCTTACTGGCGAACCTGTATTAGCGGTGTTTACAGACGAATCTAGCATTATTTCGATTGGACTCCCTGTTCTATGGGCAATAGTATTTATTGAACCTGGCCGTGCTATGAATATTGTTCTGATGGGGTCTTTAAAATCTGTCGGCGATGTTCGTTTCCCTGTTGTTATCGGCATTATTTGCATGTGGGGAGTAGCAGTCGTATTTAGCTACCTTTTCGGGATTGTCCTTGGATTAGGGTTACTTGGAATATGGCTAGCTCAAGGGTTTGATGAATGGATTCGTGGAATCTTTGCACTAAGACGCTGGTTATCTAAGCCGTGGTTAAAGAAAAAGGAAGCAAAGTATGAAATTGCAGCAAATTGA